ACTATAAAAGTCTTTCTTTAGCGCTGGAAATACTATCAAGCCAGAAATTCACAGCAATGCTTTTTGGTCTGATTAGGTCACAACAGAGAATCAAAGTAGGCAACACACAGTGTTATCCCCTGAATCGACATTAAAGCAACTCTTTAGCCGTCAATCGTTGAGGCCCTTGAACAGCAGGCAACTCCGAAGCTGAGTTAGGTAATGCTGTCTTGAGTTGTGGCTCCGATGGGGATGGGGTCTGCGCTTGAGGTGGATTCTGTGGACTATTGCCATACTCTCGCACCGTAGGCGTTGGAGCGGGTTGCTGCCCTTGCAATGAAACCGGAGTCGATGCTGGACGATTCGAGGCAGAAGGAGAGGGCTGAGGAATCGCAGCTTGACGAACTGTCACAGGTGGACAGTCAACATTAGCCACTTCCATCAGCGCTGTATAGCTGACATCAATACCTGCTTTAACCATTTTGGAATAGTTACTGATTAATAAAAAACAGGTTTCAAGCTTCGCTTTCCCTAATTGATTCTTGGCGTACTGCTTACAGGTATCCATCCCAAAAGAATGGGTATAGGTAATCGCACCTCCAACCGTACCGGTATCAAAGGGACCTACACCACTACCATAGGCTGACACGCTTAAACCATTACTGGTACAGTCTGCTATGCCATTGCCAACAACACTGCGGCCTAAGGTTGTACTGTTGACCTGAGTATTTACTAATGAGCCCTGCTGATCAAGGCTGACTTCAGGGTTAGCTGTTGATTGGGAGTTGTTAGGTACTGTGATGTTATTTGTCGTTTGGGCTAAAACTGAGCCAGATGACAATGTCAACATTCCCACAACCGATGTACTCAACAGCCCAAGACGATAACGCATGATTAATTCTCCTGAGCTGAGCAAAGGGGCAACAGCTTAGCTGCTGCCCCTTGTTTGTTTGGCTTAGATATGAAGCAGCTAGCTTGATTTAGAAGCTGAAGCTAGAGCCAACGGTGTGAGTCTTGTCGATGCCATCAAAGTGATAGCTCTCATGAACATGAACGTTAGTGTCTTTTTTGAATGCACCGTACTCTTTGGACCAGCTAGAAGAAGTGGCAACAGAGTAATCTGTTTCAGAAAATAGGCCGTTGTTTGTAGTCGTAGACTTCTTACAACCCCAACCACAGTATTGAGTCTGAGTAGTCGTGCTACCGTCTTGGGTTGTGGTAACACCGACAGATACCTTGCTGGCATCAGCTCCAGCAGAACGAATACCGCCGTACCATTCTTTCACTTTAATATTGGTGTGAGAATAACCATTCTTGATATCACGAATGGAGAAGCTGTTGGAAACACTAGCAGAACCTGCAAAGGCAGGAGCAGCAGCTAAACCCAAGAAAAGAGCAGAGCAAAGGGGTAGAAGGCGTTGAGCTTTCATATTAAACCTCACTAAGGTGAATAAATTTTTAGAGATCAAAGCAATCGGGGCTGCACACCAACAAAATAGGCAATCATTCCTGCTTAGTTTCATTCAAATATTTGAGAAGCAGTTCATCACAACGCTTCAAATATTTGATAAACAAGCAAAAGAAACAAAGAAAACTCATGACTCTTTTATTTCTTTCTAGATTGTTTAGTCAGGAATGATTGGGCCTACAGCTACTAAACACTGTAATTACAATAACCACTCTGAGAAGATTCTCAGGATTCTCTAAGTATTCCTTAAGTGAATAAAAAAGATGCTTATATTTTATTGTTTTCAGAAATAATAATGATATGATAATAAGTTTTATCTTAAAATTTATTAGAGTAAAAATACTTTTAATGACCTAATTATAACCATCAATTACCATGTAATGCAACCCACAAAATATGACTTTTACTCGTCAACATACAGAAGGTATTCCAGAAGAATTATCTCCAAAAAGCCTACAGTACCTAAGAGAATATATAAATTATTTCCTAAAAGATTATATGAAGAAAATTGAAATTCAGAACATAAAAAGACCTACGACCTCACCATAACTGACATGATATGACGAGGAAATCATATTTTCTTCTCTAAAAGAAGTCTGCCGTAACTGGATACCTTTTAGTCGTTCAACCGACCTGAAAAGTTCTCGACTAAAGACGAATGTTGATATCCCTCTCCTGATCATTAGAGAGCGTCAATCCTAGCTATGGGGCTTGCTTGCATGACCTGCTTACGGTCACCTACCATAACGAGCTAAACTGCTGTCTATGGGCAAGCCGTTACTGTTCAATGGTTTGCGCGTTGTTCTCTTTGCCACCCAACCCCATGTTTAACGCTAGCGATCGCGTCCAAGTATTAAGTGAAGCGCTTCCTTATATTCAATCCTTTGCTGGACGCACAATCGTCGTTAAGTATGGTGGGGCCGCGATGAAAGATAGCGCCCTCAAAGCCACAGTGATTCGAGATGTAGTGTTTATGGCTTGTGTTGGGCTGCGCCCTGTTGTAGTGCATGGAGGGGGGCCGGAAATCAATCTGTGGCTGGAAAAACTCGGGATTGAACCCCAATTTATGAATGGTTTGCGCGTCACCGATGCTCCCACTATGGATGTGGTGGAGATGGTGTTAGTGGGACGGGTGAATAAAGAGCTGGTCTCTCTGATTAACCAAGCGGGTGGATCAGCGGTTGGAGTCTGTGGTAAGGATGGGAAATTATTGATGGCCCGTCCCCAAGGAGAATCAGGAATTGGGTTTGTGGGAGAAGTCGCTACAGTCAACCCTCAACTCATTAATAACCTTCTAGACGGGGGACATATTCCGATTGTGTCCAGTGTAGCGACGGATGAAGAAGGTCAAGTGTATAACATTAATGCGGATACGGTGGCTGGTGAGCTGGCAGCTGCTCTGGATGCAGAGAAACTCATTCTGCTGACGGATACGCCAGGGATTCTCCAGGATTACCAAGACCCTACTTCCTTGATTCACAAACTAGATATTCGCCAAGCCCGCCATTTAATTACAGAAAAGGTCGTAGCAGGCGGGATGATTCCGAAAGTGACCTGCTGTATTCGCTCTTTAGCTCAGGGGATTCAAGCAGCCCATATTATTGATGGTCGGGTGCCTCATGCATTGTTGCTAGAAATTTTTACTGATGCTGGGATTGGGTCAATGATCACCGCCTGAGGCGTCTTATCCACTTCACACCTATCACACCTAAAATTAATTTCTACCTATGCCTTTATCCCTTTGAATATGTTGCTCACCCTCTTCTGTCTAGTGGCTGAGCCTCAGTGAATCAGGACTGTCCTACTGTGCGTTTCGATATTGTCACCTTATTTCCAGAGTTTTTTACCTCTCCTCTCAATACCAGTCTGTTAGGGAAAGCCCTTGCGAATGGGATTGCGGAAGTTCATCTTACAAATCCTCGGGATTTCACCACGGATAAGCATCATCGGGTTGATGATGAAGTCTATGGGGGCGGAGTCGGTATGTTGATGAAGCCCGAACCTATCTTTGCGGCTGTGGAGTCTTTGCCCTGTTTGCCTCGCCGCCAGATTGTCTTGTTCACCCCCCAGGGGCGCCCCATGGATCAACCGCTATTTCATGAACTCGCGAATCATTACGATCAGCTCGTGATGATTTGCGGCCATTACGAAGGGGTCGATGAGCGAGTAGCTGAACATTTAGTCACCCAAGAGCTGTCTCTCGGAGATTTTGTGCTGACCTGTGGTGAGATTCCAGCGCTAACCCTTTTAAATGGGGTAATTCGTTTGCGACCGGGCACGGTCGGCAAGGTCGAGTCTTTAAAGAAAGAGAGTTTTGAAACTGAGTTACTCGATTATCCGCAATATACTCGACCCGCTGAGTTTCGGGGATGGCAGGTCCCTTCTGTACTACGATCTGGCAACCATGCGCTGATTGAGCAGTGGCGACAGGAACAGCAGATCCAGCGAACTCGCGATCGCAGGCCGGATTTGTACCAAAAATGGCTCCAAAAATCAGAGGCCCCAGATCCTTAATCTGGAAGTAAACTGACCTGACAAGGGGCAAAGGACAATCGATGTTGGCGCGTTGGTCCTAATTCTCGCAACGCTTGCCGATGTGTAGCGCTGCCATAGCCCTTATTCGACGCCAAATCATATCCAGGATAGCGCTGATCTAAACGGACAATCAGTTGATCACGCCAGACTTTGGCAAGGATGCTTGCCGCTGCGATCGCAGGTTCGGATTGATCCCCCTTAACGACCGTTCTTTGCGGTACCGGTAAATTCGGAATCCGTTGATTTCCATCGACTAAGCAAAACTGAGGAGTAGATGGTAAACCCAGCACAGCCCGCCGCATGGCCAGTAAACTGGCCTGCAAAATGTTGAGGCGATCAATCTCATATACTGACGCCATCCCCACCCTAAACCCCATTGCCACCTCTCGGATTTGGTTCATCAATATCATCCGACGCCGTGGCGATAGTTTCTTACTATCCGTCATCCCTTGGGCCACTAACTGCTCAATGGCCCCATCAGAGAGGATGACGGTAGCCGCTACAACAGGGCCAAACAATGCCCCTCTACCGACTTCATCAACACCTGCAATCTGCTCAGAGGCATAATCCATGCTTCACATGCGTACGAGTCCCCACACCACTATAGGGTCAAAGCTGATCAGCCCTGGGTTGATTTCCAGTTCTAGGACCAGGATCGAGGCAATACCAAGACCGCATCACTTACAGCCAGTGTTGGGGATTTAACATTGCTCAGCGAATGGATGGACATAACTCCAACAAACTGCTTTTCTAAAACTAAGCCTTCTTCATCACGATCTATCAGTGAGGACTTCACTCATGTCTCAATCTGCAAATGTTGTCAAACTCCTAAAGATCTTAATTGGTGTAGCCTGGCTAGATGGCACCGTTCAGCAAGCAGAACAAGTCTATCTACGCAAGATTGCCCATAATAAAGGTGTGGAAGAAGATCCAGAACTACGCCCCTGGCTCTACGGATTACGGTCTGTGACCAAAGAAGAATGCTATGCCTGGGTAGAAGATTATTTAGGGAAAAAACCTAAGTCAGCCGCATATCAACAACTCTTAGAAGACTTAAGTGGCCTAATCTATAGCGATGGCGAAGTAGCCCAAGAAGAAGCAAAATTTTTAACCCAATTACAACAACTCGATCCCAGTAATACTGATACCCCTCAATTTCGGGAATCCGTCACCCAAGCGGTCCAAAAGCTTTATCAAAGATGGATTAGTAACTAATCACGGTTGTCCACGGTTGTCCTTGGCCTCTAGCATAATCAGGAGCATCTGGGGATGGGCGAGTCGTTCTGCGAGAGCCATATCCCCACAGTTCTTGAGTCATACATACCCTCCAGATGGTTGATCCATCAGCAACTTCATCCGTGATCATTCGACATGCAGCAATAGATACATCGACGTTTTTTTGTATCCAAAATCACAGTTTCAGCTTATTCACCGAAAAAATTAAATAAATCTGCTAGAACACGATGCTCTTCATAAGTTAGACGTATTTATATCTGGAAAAGCTTTGAAACTAACTACAAATTCTTGCGGATAAATTGTTGGTACCGATACTTGTCAGCCCAACAACTTACCCACAAAGCATTGTAGGTATTGACTTTTAAATACTCTATTGCAAATCCAGCAATTATGTGACTTAGATCACATAGTGAATTCTTTTCTCGCGGTTAAATAATTAAAATCAGCGTGTGAATCTCTTCGATATCTGCAATAAACTCAAGGTTATTCACTTCAATTGATCTCATTATTTTCAATCATTACTTATTCTTTGGCTTTTCAACTTCAACTTATTTACATGGAGCGCAAATAGCGTAAAGTCATGGTTCTGAGTGCAGTATCTTCCTCCACAAAACTTCCTTTTTTTAGTGCTCATATAGCCATTACTCAAAACAGTGATGGAATTTGGGCCGCTCCGATTCAAACTAGTCCTGCGATAGAAGCCAACAGTGTTTATTTCGGTCATCCAGAATGGGCAAAAGGCTACTTCGATTCTTGCCACCGCGATCAGGTCTTTCGGGAACGATGGTTATCCGTGATGGGCAGTTGGGATGACAAGGTTGTCGTCGATATTGGGTGTGGACCTGGCAACCTCTATGCCTCCATCGGCGGTTCTCCCCGCACCATCATTGGGGTCGATGTTGCTGAAGGGGGCCTCAAAATGGCAGCTCAGATCGGCTATACCCCGGTTCTTGCCGATGCTCACGATCTACCCTTCGTGTCTGAATTTGCAGATATCGTTGCTTTGAATGCAACCCTGCATCATTGTGAAGATATGCCAACGGTCTTGGCTGAAGCCGCTCGACTGGTAAAACCAGGGGGGCTCCTAATTGTAGATCATGATCCCCAGCGCTCTGCTTGGAACTATCAAGGTCTTGCCCTGATGTTTTATAAAATGCGGCTGCCCATTTATCGGTTCTTTCTCCGCAATCTTCATATCGATTCAGAAGAACGCCTCACTGCTTTGAAAACGGAAATTCATCATCGCCCCGGTGATGGTGTGACAGCTGAATTCTTTACCCAAACACTCCAGCCCAAAGGGTTTCAGGTCAATTTATTCCCTCATAACCAAACCGTGGGTGCAGATATTCTCAAAGGGGTACAAGGGGAATTTCCCCATTGGCGCTATGGGCTAGGACAGCGACTGTCGGGCATCGATTCCCGCTCTCCTGAAGCAGCTTTGTCACTCTTGGTCGTGGCTCAAAAATCCCAGCAAGACTAATAAGTTAGTTAATCAAAAATTATTGATGCTTACAAATATTATCAGACTATTTTTTAGCCTCATAATGTTCGTAAGCATCAATAATTTTTGACACTAAAGGATTGCGAACAATGTCGCCTTTGCCTAAGTGACAAAAGGAAATGCCTTCGATGGATGGCAGAATCTTTTGGGCAACCGCCAACCCTGAAGTTTGATGAGTGGGTAAATCAGATTGGGTGATATCGCCTGTGATAACCATTCGCGAGTCCCTGCCTAGCCGGGTCAGCATCATTTTCATCTGGGCGGGCGTCGTGTTTTGCGCCTCATCAAGAATGACAAAGGCTCGGTTTAAGGTCCGTCCTCGCATATAGGCAAGGGGGGCAACTTCAATGGTGCCTCGCTCCATCAAGCTAGTAATTCGCTCTGCCTCAATCAACTCATAAAGGGCATCATAGAGAGGCCGCAAGTAGGGGTTCACTTTTTGCTGCAAATCTCCCGGCAGAAACCCGAGTTTTTCTCCGGCTTCAATAGCTGGGCGGGTCAGAATCAGCCGCTCATACTCATTGGCTAGCAGGGCTTGTACCGCTAGTACGGCAGCCAAATAAGTTTTCCCAGTACCAGCGGGACCAATCCCAAAGGTTAACGTATATTTGCGAATGGCTTGGATGTACTGTCTCTGGCGAAGTGTTTTAGCCCGAATCTGCTCTCCTCGACGGGTCGTGGCTAAAATATCCTGCTGGAGGTCTTGCCATTCTTCTTGACGCTTGGTGTTGAGGACCTGGCGAGCAGCCATAATATCGACTGGCGAGATTGGTTGCCCGGTTTGCCAAGCCTCTTCTAGTAAATAAATCAGCTGCTGACAAAGTTGTGTTTGCTTATCCGTTCCAGAAATAAGGAGTTCTTGTCCTCGCAAAACCAATTGCGCCCCAGTTTGCTGAGCAAAGAGCTTTAAATTCCCTTGCTGCTCACCGGCTAGGGCAATTGCACTTTCTGGGGTGGGTAGCTGAAGCGTCAGTCCCATAATGACTTGAGATGAATAGGGGCGAGACAAACGAAAACGAATCAGAAATTCTGATGTTGTGTCTATCAGTAGCCTTGAGCTTAAGACTACTCATAACAATAGATTCTTAACTGCGGAGCGCTTTTGCTTAACGGCGCCTTTTTTGAGGAGGCCTTTTGGGGCGAGAGGGCTGCTTATTCGCCCCTCCTTCATTGAAAACTTCCAGGTACACCGATTGGTTGGCTGCTTTGCCAGCCATTTCCAACACTGTGCGCATCGCTTGGATGGTCCGCCCACCTCGGCCAAACACTCGCCCTTTATCTGTTCCTGAAAAGGCCAGACGGATCCAAACCTTACCACTGGCATTCGTCTCGCAGTCTATGCTCAAAGTATCCGAGGCTTCGAGAAAAGGTTCTACAAGAAAGCGAACAAGGACCGAATAATCAGTCTGAGTGGTAGAGGTTGAAGGCATAAGTTAAAAGGTTAGGCTTTGGCCTTGGCGGGTTCTAAAAGACTAGCTTTTTCCAAAATGCGACGCACGGTGTCTGTAGGCTGAGCACCATCTTTGAGACGCTTTGCGATCGCATCGACATGCAGACGGGTTTCATCCGTGATGGGGTTATAGTATCCCAACTCTTCCAAGGGACGACCATCTCTGCGATCGCGGCTATTCATGGCCACGATTCGGTAGCTAGCAGCTCTCTTTTTGCCGTATCGCTTGAGTCTGAGTTTGATCATATTGAGGTCGAAAATGCTCCGGTTGTTTGAGTAAGGTTTGCAAATTCCGGTAAAGGAATCAAGATAAATTTACTCAGATTCTCCATCATACCATTGTGTAGATGGAGATCAAGTCTCCATTTTCAATCCCTGTCGGAGAGATATCGCTGAAAGAGATTGGATCAACTTTTATGACAAATTACATGGGGCAAGGCTGCTTCTGTACTGAAGTTTGGACAAAGCGGGTATAGTAATGAGTATCATTCTCATGTCACATCTATGCTCAAAGTCCAACAACTCGCCGTCGATTACCGAGGGGTAAGAGGGTTAGATGGTATTAGCTTTCAAATTGAGCCCGGCCAACTCGTAGGGATTGTCGGTCCCAATGGCGCTGGTAAAAGCACCATGATGAAAGCGATGTTGGGGCTTGTACCCACGGTGAGTGGCCAAGTGAGCTTCTGTACTTGTCCCCTGTGCAATCAGCTGGAGCGAGTGGCCTATGTTCCCCAGCGATCGCAGATAGACTGGGACTATCCGATTACAGTATGGAATGTGGTGATGATGGCTCGGACCCGCAAATTAGGATGGTTCCGGGGTCCAAATCGAGCTACCAAAGAAATGGTTAAAACGGCTCTGGAGCAAGTTGAGATGCTGGATCTACAGCATCGTCGCATTGGAGAATTATCGGGAGGGCAACAACAGCGAGTCTTTTTGGCGCGCGCCTTAGCCCAAGATGCCGATATTTTTCTATTTGATGAACCGTTTAATGGCGTAGATCAACCCACAGAAGCCATTATGTTTCAGGTCTTTGCCAACCTCAAAGCTCAAGGAAAGATTCTATTAGTGAGTAGCCATGACTGGGGAGAAGCCATGTCTCAGCTCGATCGGCTATTACTCCTCAATCGACAGCTGATTGCTGATGGTCTACCCGACAAGGTCATGACCCCTGAGAACTTACAACAGGCTTACCGAGGGGTGTTAGGTCACTCCCATGGCCACGATCAGTCTTTTGTCTGTTAGCTGCAAACATGTTGGAGTGGTTTCTAGAACCATTAGGGTATGAATTTATCCGCAATGCCCTGGCAATCGGCATTTTAGTGGGGGTATTATGCCCCGTAGTGGGCAGCTATCTGATTATTCAGCGGATGGCATTATTGGGGGATGTGATTGCCCACTGTGTGCTACCGGGGCTGTCCATTGCGGCCTTTACGGGCATTGACATTATGATTGGGGCTTTTAGCTCTGGGGTCGCGGGGGCGTTATTTATTACCTGGATTCGATCGCAATCTCGTATCAAGGCGGATTCAGCCATGGCTCTGACCTTCTCTACGTTTTTTGCCCTTGGCATTACGCTGCTATCGACCCTGAAAAATAAGTTTGACTTAGACAGCCTATTATTTGGCGATATCTTGGCCACGGCCCCCTCAGATATTCTGCGAACGTTAGGAATAACGGTTCTGATTTTGGCAGTGGTAAAGCTGACCTATAAGGAATTACTGCTCTATACCTTTGACCCCACGGGTGCCCAGGCCATGGGGTTGCCGGTGAATGCCCTTTATGTGGGCCTGATGGCAGTGACGACCCTGACCATTATTGCCAGTATGCAGGCAGTGGGGGTCGTCCTAGTGATTGCGTTACTGGTCGGACCTGCCTTGTCGGCTTATTTGCTGGTGCGCGAATTACATCAAATGATGATGTTAGGGGCTGTGCTGGGAGCAGGGGTAAGTACTGTAGGGGTTTACTTTAGCTACTATACGGAACTGCCTTCTGGCCCATCAATTGTATTGGTGTCTTCGTCGTTATTTATTTTGGTGCTACTGTTCAGCCCATCTCAAGGAATTTTAACTCGCCCAGCATTCTTGGCTCAGCTCAGACAAGTTTGGCAAACCAAGCAGATCAATCATCCCGATCATAAATGAGGGGGCTTTGTCGGTATATTGATCATCTCGCGCTGATGTAACTTATCCGATGGTCAGCGCAAGGCTAATAGACACCTCCTCTACTCTCACCAGAGTATGCTGAAGCTCATCCCCTTGCAAATAAGGTTGCAGATCAGGATGTAATGTTGGCAAAGTATAACCTTGTATAGATGTTTTGATACTTAGCGGATCTAGGAAAGGGGGAATGGTTGCCATCCCTCTTTGATGCAGTTCAAGCAGAGTAATCGATTGCCAAGATAGCATGACCAACCTTGCTGGACTGTAGGTAAGTTTTAGGTGATGCCTTTTTTAAAAAGCGCTTGGATCAGATCTGGGTTGCGAAAGATAAGGAGGTATATGACGAGCACAGAAACACCTATAGTATGGATCATGCTTGGGGTGGCAGGTTCCGGTAAAACGACTATCGGTCGCTTACTGGCTGACCGGTTAGACTGTGATTTTTTAGAAGGCGATCGCCGTCATTCTGCTGCCAATATCCAAAAGATGGCTGCTCACACACCGCTAACCGATGCAGATCGCCAAGGGTGGCTGGAGGCGATCGCAGATGATATACGCCGAGCCATTGACTTAAAACGCGAAACCGTGCTCACCTGTTCAGCCTTGAAGCAAGCGCATCGTCAAAGACTGATGGCTTTGGGACCTGTACAGCTTGTCTGGTTAGAGCTATCAGAATCCGAACTCCGCCAGCGCTTGACTCAGCGAGACACTCACTACATGCAAGTTGAACTCCTCGCCAGTCAGCTGAACGCAGTTGAAGCAATTCAGCCCACAGAAACAGGGATTCTAACTGTTGATTCAACCCAACCTCCCGCATGGGTGGTTGAGCAAATCTGGCGGCAAGCCCTTCACTGCTACCCCCAATTGCAACGAGACTGGTGGCAGCGCTAGTTGCCTGTAGGCCAGGTGAACAGGGATACTGCTGATAGGGATATTCCCTCCATTTGCTTATTCTCTTAGGATCATGCCTGTGACTCTGCCTCACCCCCTTCAGCTTTTGGCCCCCCTTTTGAGTCCTGAGCATCTAGCACCTTTATTAGCTCTTCAGCAGCATTACCCTGAAGGACTGCTACATCAAAACTGGCCAGCCTACGCCCAAGGCTCTGATCCACTGGCGTTTTTGCTGCAAGTTTGGCGGGAGCAGCGTCCAGAAAGCGAGCCACCCGCCCCAATCTGGAAATGCGATGCCTCGGCCATCGAAGCCTGCCCGCATATTTCTACCTTGGTGAATAGTATCCACGGATTTCAGAGTGAAGAGGGCGATCCAGAACAATGGTTGGTGGCCGCCTGGTGGTGGGGAACAGCGGCGGTGGTCTGTCGAACTTCTGCGGATAAGTTGGAGAATGCGATCGCAGGCTGGTATCAGCGGTATCGTTGTGCAGTCCTCTATTTGCAATCTCCTGAAATGGAGCAAGATGCACAAATTTTGAACGCTTATGAAGCCGACCTCACCTGTAGCCATTCCTTAGAAGTGCCCAAACAAGTCGACTTATCGTGGGCGATTAAAGATGGCTTTGATTGGGGTCAATGGCAACTTCCTTCCGCCCTCCAACCTTGGGGCAGTCAAGCAGAATTGGGACAAACTGTCATTGCAAACAATCCTGCCAAAACAGCTCCATCTTCATCTAAAAATAACTAATTCATATTAAAAAGCACATAAAAAGCTGATTTTCTACTCTCAGTGCAAAAAAATTAGCTTTTTTAGATTAATCTAGCAAATACCTAATGCGACAAGAGGCCACTGCAGGTGCCGGGAGGCGGCCTTTTTCTGCCAATTTTCGTAATGTGTGCGTGCAGAAATGATTG
The genomic region above belongs to Acaryochloris sp. CCMEE 5410 and contains:
- the argB gene encoding acetylglutamate kinase, with the protein product MFNASDRVQVLSEALPYIQSFAGRTIVVKYGGAAMKDSALKATVIRDVVFMACVGLRPVVVHGGGPEINLWLEKLGIEPQFMNGLRVTDAPTMDVVEMVLVGRVNKELVSLINQAGGSAVGVCGKDGKLLMARPQGESGIGFVGEVATVNPQLINNLLDGGHIPIVSSVATDEEGQVYNINADTVAGELAAALDAEKLILLTDTPGILQDYQDPTSLIHKLDIRQARHLITEKVVAGGMIPKVTCCIRSLAQGIQAAHIIDGRVPHALLLEIFTDAGIGSMITA
- the trmD gene encoding tRNA (guanosine(37)-N1)-methyltransferase TrmD, with product MRFDIVTLFPEFFTSPLNTSLLGKALANGIAEVHLTNPRDFTTDKHHRVDDEVYGGGVGMLMKPEPIFAAVESLPCLPRRQIVLFTPQGRPMDQPLFHELANHYDQLVMICGHYEGVDERVAEHLVTQELSLGDFVLTCGEIPALTLLNGVIRLRPGTVGKVESLKKESFETELLDYPQYTRPAEFRGWQVPSVLRSGNHALIEQWRQEQQIQRTRDRRPDLYQKWLQKSEAPDP
- a CDS encoding ribonuclease HII, with the translated sequence MDYASEQIAGVDEVGRGALFGPVVAATVILSDGAIEQLVAQGMTDSKKLSPRRRMILMNQIREVAMGFRVGMASVYEIDRLNILQASLLAMRRAVLGLPSTPQFCLVDGNQRIPNLPVPQRTVVKGDQSEPAIAAASILAKVWRDQLIVRLDQRYPGYDLASNKGYGSATHRQALRELGPTRQHRLSFAPCQVSLLPD
- a CDS encoding TerB family tellurite resistance protein, whose product is MSQSANVVKLLKILIGVAWLDGTVQQAEQVYLRKIAHNKGVEEDPELRPWLYGLRSVTKEECYAWVEDYLGKKPKSAAYQQLLEDLSGLIYSDGEVAQEEAKFLTQLQQLDPSNTDTPQFRESVTQAVQKLYQRWISN
- a CDS encoding class I SAM-dependent methyltransferase, translated to MVLSAVSSSTKLPFFSAHIAITQNSDGIWAAPIQTSPAIEANSVYFGHPEWAKGYFDSCHRDQVFRERWLSVMGSWDDKVVVDIGCGPGNLYASIGGSPRTIIGVDVAEGGLKMAAQIGYTPVLADAHDLPFVSEFADIVALNATLHHCEDMPTVLAEAARLVKPGGLLIVDHDPQRSAWNYQGLALMFYKMRLPIYRFFLRNLHIDSEERLTALKTEIHHRPGDGVTAEFFTQTLQPKGFQVNLFPHNQTVGADILKGVQGEFPHWRYGLGQRLSGIDSRSPEAALSLLVVAQKSQQD
- a CDS encoding PhoH family protein is translated as MGLTLQLPTPESAIALAGEQQGNLKLFAQQTGAQLVLRGQELLISGTDKQTQLCQQLIYLLEEAWQTGQPISPVDIMAARQVLNTKRQEEWQDLQQDILATTRRGEQIRAKTLRQRQYIQAIRKYTLTFGIGPAGTGKTYLAAVLAVQALLANEYERLILTRPAIEAGEKLGFLPGDLQQKVNPYLRPLYDALYELIEAERITSLMERGTIEVAPLAYMRGRTLNRAFVILDEAQNTTPAQMKMMLTRLGRDSRMVITGDITQSDLPTHQTSGLAVAQKILPSIEGISFCHLGKGDIVRNPLVSKIIDAYEHYEAKK
- a CDS encoding KH domain-containing protein, whose amino-acid sequence is MPSTSTTQTDYSVLVRFLVEPFLEASDTLSIDCETNASGKVWIRLAFSGTDKGRVFGRGGRTIQAMRTVLEMAGKAANQSVYLEVFNEGGANKQPSRPKRPPQKRRR
- the rpsP gene encoding 30S ribosomal protein S16; translated protein: MIKLRLKRYGKKRAASYRIVAMNSRDRRDGRPLEELGYYNPITDETRLHVDAIAKRLKDGAQPTDTVRRILEKASLLEPAKAKA
- a CDS encoding metal ABC transporter ATP-binding protein, producing the protein MLKVQQLAVDYRGVRGLDGISFQIEPGQLVGIVGPNGAGKSTMMKAMLGLVPTVSGQVSFCTCPLCNQLERVAYVPQRSQIDWDYPITVWNVVMMARTRKLGWFRGPNRATKEMVKTALEQVEMLDLQHRRIGELSGGQQQRVFLARALAQDADIFLFDEPFNGVDQPTEAIMFQVFANLKAQGKILLVSSHDWGEAMSQLDRLLLLNRQLIADGLPDKVMTPENLQQAYRGVLGHSHGHDQSFVC
- a CDS encoding metal ABC transporter permease, which translates into the protein MLEWFLEPLGYEFIRNALAIGILVGVLCPVVGSYLIIQRMALLGDVIAHCVLPGLSIAAFTGIDIMIGAFSSGVAGALFITWIRSQSRIKADSAMALTFSTFFALGITLLSTLKNKFDLDSLLFGDILATAPSDILRTLGITVLILAVVKLTYKELLLYTFDPTGAQAMGLPVNALYVGLMAVTTLTIIASMQAVGVVLVIALLVGPALSAYLLVRELHQMMMLGAVLGAGVSTVGVYFSYYTELPSGPSIVLVSSSLFILVLLFSPSQGILTRPAFLAQLRQVWQTKQINHPDHK
- a CDS encoding gluconokinase, with product MTSTETPIVWIMLGVAGSGKTTIGRLLADRLDCDFLEGDRRHSAANIQKMAAHTPLTDADRQGWLEAIADDIRRAIDLKRETVLTCSALKQAHRQRLMALGPVQLVWLELSESELRQRLTQRDTHYMQVELLASQLNAVEAIQPTETGILTVDSTQPPAWVVEQIWRQALHCYPQLQRDWWQR